A window from Leguminivora glycinivorella isolate SPB_JAAS2020 chromosome 16, LegGlyc_1.1, whole genome shotgun sequence encodes these proteins:
- the LOC125234856 gene encoding probable protein BRICK1-B, with the protein MATPPRETIQKQIQQDWANREYIEVITGSIKKITDFLNSFDMSCRSRLATLNEKLTSLERKIDYLEACVTKGETLT; encoded by the exons ATGGCTACACCGCCTCGAGAAACTATTCAGAAGCAAATTCAGCAAGACTGGGCCAACAGGGAATACATTGAAGTCATCACGGGAAGCATAAAAAAGATAACAGACTTCCTCAACTCCTTCG ACATGTCTTGCAGATCACGCCTAGCTACGTTAAACGAGAAATTGACATCTTTGGAAAGGAAAATTGATTACCTGGAGGCTTGC GTCACAAAAGGGGAGACATTAACATAA